From Algoriphagus sp. NG3, the proteins below share one genomic window:
- the glpK gene encoding glycerol kinase GlpK yields MSQNKPYLMALDQGTTSSRAILFDKKGKIVSLAQKDFKQYFPKAGWVEHDPNEIWTSQSSVMIEALVNKSIRANQIAGIGITNQRETTIVWDRKTGEAVYNAIVWQDRRTAEYCNELKSQGHAEMVTSKTGLIIDAYFSATKIRWMLENVEGARGRAEAGELAFGTVDSWLIWKLTAGKTHITDITNASRTMLFNIHSQEWDKELLDLFEIPESLLPEVKSCSEIYCETAGDVLSVKIPIAGIAGDQQAALFGQLCTEPGMAKTTYGTGCFLVMNTGKEAVSSKNQLLTTVAWKIGDEINYALEGSVFIGGAAIQWLRDGLELFKHARESERLADSIESNDGVYFVPALSGLGAPHWDQDARGAFFGITRGTTKAHMARAALEAIAYQVYDVLKAMEKDSGKPTQELRVDGGATANSFLMQFQADLLDCEIKRPEIIETTAIGAAFLAGLAVGFWKDQEEISSLWNADKSFVPNMEKSEQKKLIHFWHKAVERSKSWVEL; encoded by the coding sequence ATGAGCCAAAATAAACCCTATTTAATGGCTCTGGATCAAGGTACGACCAGCTCCAGAGCTATTCTTTTTGATAAAAAGGGCAAGATTGTATCCCTTGCCCAGAAGGATTTTAAGCAGTATTTCCCAAAGGCAGGCTGGGTAGAGCATGATCCCAATGAAATCTGGACTTCCCAGTCTTCTGTGATGATCGAAGCGCTGGTGAATAAAAGTATCCGGGCAAATCAGATAGCCGGAATCGGAATCACCAATCAGCGGGAGACGACCATCGTCTGGGATAGAAAAACAGGGGAGGCGGTTTACAACGCAATCGTCTGGCAGGATCGGAGAACTGCGGAGTATTGCAACGAGCTCAAGAGCCAAGGACATGCCGAAATGGTGACTTCTAAGACTGGATTGATTATCGATGCCTATTTCTCGGCTACCAAAATCAGATGGATGCTTGAGAATGTAGAAGGTGCCAGGGGACGAGCTGAGGCGGGGGAACTTGCTTTTGGGACAGTGGACTCATGGTTGATTTGGAAGCTAACTGCCGGCAAAACCCATATCACTGACATTACCAATGCTAGCAGGACAATGCTTTTCAATATCCATTCACAGGAATGGGACAAAGAGTTATTGGATTTATTTGAGATTCCTGAGTCCCTTTTGCCGGAGGTGAAGTCATGCAGTGAGATTTACTGCGAAACAGCCGGAGATGTCCTCAGTGTAAAAATTCCAATCGCAGGTATTGCGGGGGATCAGCAGGCCGCACTTTTCGGTCAGCTGTGTACTGAGCCCGGAATGGCAAAAACCACCTATGGAACGGGCTGCTTTTTAGTCATGAACACGGGCAAAGAGGCGGTAAGCTCAAAAAATCAACTGCTCACTACGGTTGCTTGGAAAATAGGTGATGAAATCAATTATGCGTTGGAGGGATCGGTATTTATTGGCGGAGCCGCAATTCAGTGGTTACGGGATGGTCTTGAACTTTTCAAGCATGCGCGTGAAAGTGAGCGATTGGCTGATAGCATAGAAAGCAATGACGGGGTATATTTTGTGCCCGCACTCTCCGGGTTAGGTGCTCCCCATTGGGATCAGGATGCAAGAGGAGCCTTTTTCGGCATCACAAGAGGCACTACTAAAGCCCATATGGCAAGGGCTGCGTTGGAAGCTATTGCATATCAGGTTTATGATGTGCTTAAAGCTATGGAAAAAGACAGTGGAAAACCGACACAAGAGCTTCGGGTGGACGGCGGAGCTACCGCCAACAGCTTTTTGATGCAGTTTCAGGCGGATTTATTGGATTGTGAAATCAAGCGGCCGGAAATAATAGAAACCACGGCAATTGGTGCGGCATTTCTGGCCGGACTGGCGGTTGGGTTTTGGAAGGATCAGGAAGAGATCAGTTCACTTTGGAATGCAGATAAAAGTTTTGTGCCAAATATGGAAAAATCAGAACAGAAGAAATTGATTCACTTTTGGCATAAGGCAGTGGAGCGGTCTAAAAGCTGGGTGGAACTATGA
- a CDS encoding ATP-binding protein has product MHVSRTLFNTLQAKIDFNKAILLLGPRQVGKTTLVKKLAESISSNFLYLNGDEGRVQSSLAEPSISFLRSYLGQNKVVVLDEAQRIPTIGLTLKLIVDNFTDLQLIVTGSSALELSSTINEPLTGRKWEYKMYPLSWMEISSSLGMPEALSSLETYLVYGAYPEVVTQKGNEIPVLTNLATSYLYKDLLNFQGIRKPELLNKILQALAWQVGSEVSYSELSRTVQADKVTVSNYIDLLEKAFIIEKLNPFSRNLRSEISSSRKIYFLDNGIRNAIIGNYAPIPARNDIGALWENYLISERRKLLVYNGFYGQTYFWRTTRGQEIDYLEEIDGKLYPFEFKWNPNAKLKIPKTFQETYTSETPRVIHRDNFWEWLNVYPYKKA; this is encoded by the coding sequence ATGCATGTATCTCGTACTTTATTTAATACGCTTCAAGCAAAAATAGACTTCAATAAGGCTATTTTGTTGCTTGGCCCAAGGCAAGTAGGAAAAACTACTCTTGTAAAAAAATTGGCAGAAAGTATCTCGTCAAACTTCCTCTATCTCAATGGGGATGAAGGCAGAGTTCAAAGTTCCCTTGCTGAACCCAGTATTTCTTTTCTCAGGTCTTATTTAGGACAAAACAAAGTCGTGGTGCTAGATGAAGCACAACGTATTCCCACAATAGGTCTCACCTTAAAATTGATCGTTGATAACTTTACGGATTTACAATTGATTGTAACAGGATCATCTGCCTTGGAGCTTTCCAGCACAATTAATGAACCGCTTACGGGAAGAAAATGGGAGTATAAAATGTACCCATTAAGCTGGATGGAAATTAGCAGTTCTTTAGGAATGCCTGAGGCGTTAAGCAGTTTGGAGACTTATTTGGTTTATGGTGCTTATCCAGAGGTTGTGACGCAAAAAGGCAATGAAATTCCAGTGTTAACCAACCTTGCAACGAGTTACTTGTATAAGGATTTACTGAATTTTCAAGGGATCAGAAAACCTGAACTTTTAAATAAAATATTACAAGCATTGGCTTGGCAAGTAGGCTCTGAAGTAAGCTATAGTGAATTAAGTAGAACTGTCCAAGCGGACAAAGTGACTGTGTCAAATTATATTGATCTATTGGAAAAAGCATTTATAATTGAAAAGCTAAATCCATTTTCAAGGAATCTTCGATCCGAAATCAGTTCCAGTAGGAAAATATATTTTCTTGACAATGGTATTAGGAATGCAATCATTGGTAATTATGCCCCAATTCCAGCGAGAAATGATATTGGGGCATTGTGGGAAAATTATTTAATCTCGGAGCGACGAAAGCTATTGGTATATAATGGCTTCTATGGGCAAACGTATTTTTGGCGCACTACCCGGGGTCAAGAAATCGATTACCTAGAGGAAATTGACGGGAAACTTTACCCATTTGAATTTAAGTGGAACCCAAACGCAAAACTTAAAATCCCCAAAACATTCCAAGAGACTTATACTTCTGAAACACCAAGAGTGATACATCGTGATAATTTTTGGGAATGGCTTAATGTATATCCTTATAAAAAAGCCTGA
- a CDS encoding CvpA family protein, with protein sequence MSIIDVIIVLILGMGAFEGFRKGFLLGVLGLFGFVIAVILGIYFMSPANDWLAENVTEFNLSFPIFGFVVIFILTLLIIRIVGWILKQIMDMVLLGPLDATIGAIFGVVKAAFFISLFFWLSSLFKLEMPAQWTKDSEMLYFIEPIAPSIVAFIEPFLPSMEESLNQLDEIVEKIKDAASAG encoded by the coding sequence TTGAGCATAATAGACGTCATCATCGTACTTATCCTCGGCATGGGAGCCTTTGAAGGATTTCGTAAAGGTTTCCTTCTTGGGGTCCTAGGTCTCTTTGGGTTTGTGATTGCCGTGATTTTGGGGATATATTTCATGTCTCCGGCTAATGATTGGCTAGCTGAAAATGTCACAGAGTTCAACTTAAGCTTTCCTATTTTTGGTTTTGTGGTGATATTTATCCTGACCTTACTTATCATCAGGATAGTAGGATGGATCCTCAAGCAGATTATGGATATGGTGCTGTTGGGTCCACTGGATGCTACTATAGGAGCGATTTTCGGAGTGGTTAAGGCTGCGTTTTTTATAAGTCTGTTCTTTTGGTTGTCCAGCTTGTTCAAACTAGAGATGCCAGCCCAATGGACCAAAGATTCTGAGATGCTCTATTTTATAGAACCTATAGCGCCAAGTATTGTGGCATTCATTGAGCCATTTCTTCCCAGCATGGAGGAGAGCCTAAATCAGTTGGACGAGATCGTGGAGAAAATAAAAGATGCTGCTTCTGCTGGATAA
- a CDS encoding GatB/YqeY domain-containing protein, whose protein sequence is MSLKQKIESEIKSAMIAKDKTRLGALRSIKSLILLEETKSGAKAELSEEDELKLLTKAAKQRKDSADIYEKQSRTDLYDVEMAELKVLEEFLPEAMTDEEITAVIRAIIAQTGASSPKDMGKVMGVASKELAGRADGKVISEKVKALLNS, encoded by the coding sequence ATGAGTTTAAAGCAGAAAATAGAAAGTGAAATTAAATCAGCAATGATCGCAAAAGATAAAACCCGTTTGGGTGCTTTACGCTCGATCAAATCGCTGATTCTTTTGGAAGAAACTAAAAGCGGAGCCAAAGCAGAACTTAGCGAAGAGGATGAATTGAAGCTTTTAACGAAGGCAGCAAAGCAACGGAAGGACTCTGCGGACATCTATGAGAAACAATCCCGCACGGACCTTTATGATGTGGAAATGGCCGAGTTAAAAGTTCTTGAGGAGTTTCTTCCGGAAGCCATGACGGATGAGGAAATCACCGCTGTGATCAGAGCTATCATTGCACAAACCGGGGCATCAAGTCCTAAAGACATGGGCAAAGTGATGGGAGTAGCCAGTAAGGAATTGGCTGGAAGAGCGGACGGGAAAGTTATTTCCGAGAAAGTGAAAGCTTTATTGAATAGCTAA
- a CDS encoding RluA family pseudouridine synthase, which translates to MKKKPFSVVYEDNHLLIVNKAAGILVQGDKTGDKTLIEYLKEYIAKKYDKPGAVFLHPIHRLDRPVSGLVAFARTSKGLERMMELFRKRDIHKVYWALVKRKPREESGKLTHYLVKDEQKNVVTAHDREVPGSQKAELNYKTLGFMNDHWLIEVRPISGRPHQIRVQLASMGCPIRGDIKYGFAKPNPDASINLHAFNLVFVHPIKKEKLYLRAAVPEEEFWEQFLEFESVKTKDQHLDNSFSG; encoded by the coding sequence ATGAAAAAGAAGCCATTCAGCGTTGTCTATGAGGACAACCACCTTTTGATAGTAAATAAAGCTGCCGGCATACTCGTGCAGGGGGATAAGACTGGGGATAAAACCTTGATAGAGTACCTCAAGGAGTACATAGCAAAGAAATACGATAAGCCAGGAGCTGTTTTCCTCCATCCTATTCACCGTCTAGACCGACCGGTTAGTGGTTTGGTGGCTTTCGCCCGTACTTCCAAAGGTCTGGAACGTATGATGGAGCTATTCCGCAAGCGGGATATACATAAGGTTTATTGGGCGCTTGTGAAGCGCAAACCAAGGGAAGAAAGCGGGAAATTGACCCATTACCTTGTCAAAGACGAGCAGAAAAATGTGGTGACAGCCCATGACCGTGAAGTGCCGGGATCCCAAAAAGCAGAGCTGAATTACAAGACATTGGGCTTTATGAACGACCACTGGCTGATCGAAGTTCGTCCTATTTCCGGACGTCCGCATCAGATCCGGGTGCAGCTGGCTTCCATGGGATGCCCAATCCGTGGAGATATAAAGTACGGCTTTGCAAAGCCAAATCCGGATGCAAGCATCAATCTGCATGCGTTTAATTTGGTCTTCGTTCACCCGATTAAAAAAGAGAAACTATACCTGAGAGCTGCTGTGCCGGAAGAAGAATTCTGGGAGCAGTTCCTGGAATTTGAAAGCGTGAAGACAAAAGACCAGCATCTGGACAATTCCTTCAGCGGATAA
- a CDS encoding acyl-CoA dehydrogenase family protein codes for MDFNQNENQRMIAQMIRDFGAKEITPFRKDWDDRQFFPVELFKKLGELGLMGVLIPTQYGGSGFGYLEYVTAIVELSKLDPSVGLSMAAHNSLCSGHIMAFGSEEQKQKYLPKLATCKWLGAWGLTEPNTGSDSGNMRTVAKKEGEYWIINGAKNFITHGVSGDVAVVIARTGEIGDSHGMTAFIVERGTPGFEGGRKEDKLGMRASETAEMIFTDCKIHESQVIGEVGNGFIQSMKVLDGGRISIAALGQGIAEGALEASIQYSKERHQFNKPISSFQGISFKLADMATQVEASRLLIFKAADLKNRGEKVTLAGAQAKYYSSEVAVSVSNEAVQIFGGYGFTKDYPVEKFYRDSKLCTIGEGTSEIQKIVIAREVLK; via the coding sequence ATGGACTTTAATCAAAATGAAAATCAACGGATGATCGCCCAGATGATCCGGGATTTTGGAGCCAAGGAGATCACTCCATTCCGGAAGGACTGGGACGACAGGCAGTTCTTCCCCGTGGAGTTATTCAAGAAACTTGGCGAACTCGGATTGATGGGCGTTTTGATCCCTACCCAATACGGAGGCTCTGGCTTCGGGTATCTGGAATATGTGACTGCTATTGTGGAGCTTTCTAAGCTTGATCCCTCAGTCGGCCTTTCTATGGCCGCCCACAACTCCCTTTGCTCAGGTCATATCATGGCTTTTGGCTCTGAGGAGCAAAAGCAAAAATACCTTCCCAAATTAGCTACATGCAAATGGCTTGGTGCTTGGGGACTAACCGAGCCAAACACAGGTTCAGATTCCGGAAACATGCGCACCGTCGCAAAAAAAGAAGGTGAATATTGGATCATCAACGGGGCAAAGAATTTCATCACCCACGGTGTATCAGGAGATGTAGCTGTCGTCATCGCAAGAACCGGTGAGATCGGGGATTCACATGGAATGACCGCATTTATAGTAGAACGTGGTACACCCGGTTTTGAAGGCGGAAGAAAAGAAGATAAACTAGGAATGCGCGCTTCCGAGACCGCAGAGATGATCTTTACCGACTGCAAAATTCACGAAAGTCAGGTCATAGGCGAGGTTGGCAACGGTTTTATCCAATCTATGAAGGTGCTCGATGGCGGTAGAATTTCTATTGCGGCACTAGGGCAGGGAATTGCCGAGGGAGCTTTGGAAGCATCCATCCAATATTCAAAAGAACGACATCAGTTCAACAAACCTATCAGTTCATTTCAGGGAATTTCATTCAAATTGGCAGATATGGCCACCCAGGTGGAAGCTTCAAGATTACTCATATTTAAGGCGGCAGATCTCAAAAACCGTGGAGAAAAGGTTACGCTAGCCGGTGCCCAGGCGAAATATTATTCTTCAGAAGTCGCTGTTTCCGTATCAAATGAGGCAGTTCAGATCTTTGGGGGCTATGGCTTCACCAAGGATTATCCGGTGGAAAAATTCTACAGAGACTCCAAGCTGTGTACGATCGGCGAAGGAACTTCAGAGATACAAAAGATAGTAATTGCGAGAGAGGTATTGAAGTAA
- a CDS encoding MIP/aquaporin family protein: MNVYLAELIGTGLLLLLGSGVVANMLLPKTKGNGGGIMEISTAWALGVFVGVVVAGPYSGAHLNPAVTVGLALTGQFDWALAPGYIIAQVLGAMIGVGIAWLVYKDHYDASGDAGIKAAPFGTSPAIRNLPLNFFSEVVGTFVLILVILYNDGVEIGDGNKTPIGMGSLGAIPVAFLVWVIGLSLGGTTGYAINPARDFGPRLMHQILPIKDKGSSDWGYAWVPIAGPCVGAALAAGLYLLAGS, from the coding sequence ATGAATGTATATCTAGCAGAATTAATAGGAACAGGTTTGCTGTTGCTATTGGGTTCAGGAGTTGTAGCCAATATGCTGCTGCCAAAGACCAAAGGAAATGGTGGTGGAATCATGGAAATCAGTACAGCTTGGGCATTGGGGGTTTTTGTAGGTGTAGTGGTGGCGGGGCCTTACAGCGGGGCGCATTTGAATCCGGCAGTCACAGTGGGCCTAGCCTTGACGGGTCAATTTGACTGGGCATTGGCTCCGGGATATATTATTGCGCAGGTGTTGGGGGCAATGATCGGAGTAGGGATCGCCTGGTTGGTGTATAAGGATCATTACGATGCTTCGGGTGATGCGGGCATTAAAGCAGCTCCTTTTGGTACTTCGCCTGCAATTAGAAATCTCCCCTTAAACTTTTTCTCTGAAGTGGTGGGTACTTTTGTCTTGATTTTAGTTATTCTCTATAATGATGGAGTAGAAATAGGTGACGGCAATAAAACGCCTATCGGTATGGGCTCTTTGGGGGCAATTCCGGTTGCATTCCTGGTTTGGGTGATAGGATTGTCGCTGGGTGGAACCACAGGTTATGCGATCAATCCTGCCCGTGATTTTGGGCCAAGACTTATGCATCAGATTTTACCTATAAAAGACAAGGGAAGTTCAGATTGGGGATATGCCTGGGTTCCCATAGCGGGGCCATGCGTAGGAGCAGCTTTGGCGGCAGGGTTGTATTTGCTGGCGGGATCCTAA
- a CDS encoding glycerol-3-phosphate dehydrogenase/oxidase, which produces MNRPENLRQLQDKTKIWDIAVIGGGSSGLGVALDAISRGLSVVLFDKADFAKGTSSRSTKLVHGGVRYLAQGDVGLVFEALKERGKLLQNAPHLAHNQPFIIPIFTAKDRFMYSVGLKVYDWMSGRLSLGKSQFISKEETVKRLPGLKPEGLYGGVVYHDGQFDDARLALNLAQSADEAGTCVLNYVSVNSLVKNAEGKITGLHVSDKLTRKKYQVNARMVVNATGVFADKILKMDNPEASKMIQPSQGIHLVLDLDFLGGKDALMIPKTRDGRVLFAVPWHGKLVVGTTDTLREKPKLEPEALQKEIDFVLETAGGYLAKKPTRADVKSVFAGLRPLARPKEGSTKTKEISRSHKVILSESGLVTLTGGKWTTFRKMGEDTVEYFTQVTGEKLKKSKSLDMKIHGATNRVPAGHWGIYGFDAQPIQDLIKENEAWKEKLHPDFPNIQAEVIWAVREEMAMKVEDVLSRRIRMLMLDAQAAIDTAPKVAKLMADEMGKDEKWIESELADFHKTASKYLIKK; this is translated from the coding sequence ATGAATCGCCCGGAAAACCTCAGACAACTACAGGACAAAACTAAAATATGGGACATAGCCGTCATAGGCGGAGGGTCCTCAGGACTCGGAGTGGCATTGGATGCTATATCCCGCGGACTTTCGGTTGTTCTTTTCGACAAAGCTGATTTTGCGAAAGGCACATCCAGCCGATCTACCAAGCTAGTCCATGGAGGGGTGAGGTACCTTGCCCAAGGGGACGTAGGGTTAGTGTTTGAGGCACTTAAAGAGCGTGGCAAACTATTGCAAAATGCGCCTCATTTGGCGCATAACCAGCCATTTATTATCCCTATTTTCACTGCCAAAGACCGATTCATGTACAGCGTCGGACTGAAGGTGTACGATTGGATGTCCGGCAGGCTGAGTTTGGGGAAATCCCAGTTTATCTCGAAAGAAGAGACTGTCAAACGGCTGCCGGGTCTGAAGCCTGAAGGGCTCTATGGTGGAGTAGTCTATCATGACGGGCAGTTTGATGATGCACGGCTTGCACTGAATCTCGCCCAGTCCGCAGACGAAGCAGGAACCTGTGTGCTGAATTATGTCAGCGTAAATAGCTTGGTGAAGAATGCTGAAGGAAAGATCACAGGTCTTCATGTGTCGGATAAACTGACACGGAAAAAATACCAAGTGAATGCCAGAATGGTGGTGAATGCCACGGGGGTTTTTGCGGATAAAATCCTGAAAATGGATAATCCCGAAGCATCAAAAATGATCCAGCCCAGTCAGGGGATTCACTTGGTGTTGGATCTTGATTTTTTAGGAGGAAAAGACGCATTGATGATCCCCAAAACCAGAGATGGGAGAGTGCTTTTTGCGGTTCCATGGCATGGGAAGCTCGTGGTAGGGACTACAGACACACTTCGTGAAAAGCCAAAATTGGAACCGGAAGCACTACAAAAGGAAATTGATTTTGTACTGGAAACTGCCGGAGGTTATTTGGCTAAGAAGCCGACCAGAGCAGATGTGAAATCTGTTTTTGCAGGTCTCAGACCCCTTGCCAGGCCGAAGGAAGGCAGTACCAAAACCAAAGAGATCTCACGTTCCCACAAAGTGATTTTATCTGAAAGCGGTCTGGTCACCTTGACCGGGGGCAAATGGACGACTTTTAGAAAAATGGGAGAAGATACGGTAGAATATTTCACCCAAGTGACAGGAGAAAAGCTCAAGAAAAGTAAGTCTCTGGATATGAAAATCCATGGAGCTACCAATCGTGTGCCTGCCGGACACTGGGGTATTTATGGCTTTGACGCCCAGCCCATACAGGATTTAATTAAAGAGAATGAGGCTTGGAAGGAAAAACTTCATCCTGATTTTCCCAATATACAGGCAGAAGTCATCTGGGCAGTTCGGGAAGAGATGGCAATGAAAGTAGAAGATGTGCTTTCACGGAGAATCCGAATGCTCATGCTGGATGCTCAGGCGGCCATAGATACTGCGCCTAAAGTTGCCAAGCTGATGGCTGATGAAATGGGGAAAGACGAAAAATGGATAGAATCGGAATTGGCTGACTTTCATAAGACAGCTTCGAAGTATTTGATAAAAAAATAA
- a CDS encoding phosphoglycerate mutase family protein: MKYILFFLIASLVAACASKQEPKTIYIVRHAEKLLIEGDPELSVAGNARSIKLSQILADKDIQHIYSTDYKRTRLTAAPTASAAGIEIQTYDPKSHDELVEKLRTLEGNILVVGHSNTVGQVANYFVGDGEKYADLAESEYNYIYIVTLEGNGSSSVERKTYKEY, from the coding sequence ATGAAATATATCCTATTCTTTTTAATCGCTTCATTAGTTGCTGCCTGCGCTAGTAAGCAGGAGCCAAAAACCATCTACATTGTACGCCATGCAGAAAAATTGCTGATAGAGGGAGATCCGGAGCTTTCTGTAGCAGGCAACGCACGATCCATAAAACTATCCCAGATTCTCGCTGACAAGGATATTCAGCATATCTATAGCACGGACTATAAGAGAACCCGGCTGACGGCAGCGCCTACTGCCAGCGCTGCCGGAATCGAAATCCAGACCTATGATCCCAAAAGCCATGATGAGTTGGTGGAGAAACTGAGAACTTTGGAGGGAAATATCCTCGTGGTAGGACATAGCAATACGGTCGGGCAGGTAGCAAATTACTTTGTAGGTGATGGGGAGAAATACGCAGATCTCGCTGAATCTGAGTACAATTATATTTACATCGTTACCCTTGAGGGAAACGGGAGTTCGTCTGTTGAGAGGAAAACATACAAAGAGTATTAA
- a CDS encoding cyclase family protein: MPEIIDLSQEIYEGMPMHYSMAPVKISVHATHEQWAKELNPQTHTPSALKLEMSEHTGTHVDGLNHMGKEFAAQTIDLMPLSMFYTEGICLDLTHKGLQELITVEDIQQAIQIAGLSILQGDTVLLCTDHYRKYFGTDNWNKGPGLTVEAAQWLGEQKISAFGVETMSPGIPKLTNQAVHQICGEMGFTHYENLINLHLLIDRGRFRFIGLPLKIKGGTGSPVRAVAVFE, translated from the coding sequence ATGCCGGAAATCATTGACCTCTCACAGGAAATATACGAGGGTATGCCTATGCACTATAGTATGGCTCCTGTCAAAATCAGTGTCCACGCAACGCATGAGCAATGGGCAAAGGAATTAAATCCCCAAACCCATACCCCAAGTGCACTCAAGCTCGAGATGAGTGAGCACACGGGGACCCATGTCGATGGGCTCAATCACATGGGGAAAGAATTTGCTGCGCAGACAATAGATCTAATGCCGCTTTCCATGTTCTATACGGAAGGCATTTGTCTTGATTTAACCCATAAGGGATTGCAGGAATTAATTACCGTGGAGGATATTCAGCAGGCAATCCAAATCGCCGGATTGTCTATTCTTCAGGGAGATACTGTTTTACTCTGCACTGATCATTATCGGAAATATTTTGGCACAGATAATTGGAACAAAGGTCCCGGGCTCACAGTCGAGGCTGCCCAATGGCTCGGTGAACAGAAGATTTCCGCCTTTGGAGTGGAGACAATGTCTCCCGGCATTCCCAAGCTGACCAACCAAGCAGTGCATCAAATCTGTGGAGAGATGGGATTTACCCATTACGAAAATCTAATCAACCTCCATCTTTTAATCGATAGAGGAAGATTTCGGTTTATAGGACTTCCTTTGAAAATCAAAGGAGGAACAGGCTCTCCAGTCCGCGCAGTGGCTGTGTTTGAATAA
- a CDS encoding inositol oxygenase family protein: METTEKEFRNYDHVDVKAAVKEHYRKMRMYQTYDYVQRMKSKYLKFDKPMNLWDAMEKLNALIDVSDPDLDLPNVQHLIQSAEALRSDNRPDWMQLVGLIHDLGKVMYLFGSDEDGTSQAEQWGLVGDVFVVGAKLPDTCVYPEFNELNPDMNDPRYNTELGIYEKGCGLDNLQLAWGHDEYFYQVLRNHEENTIPEAGMVMVRYHSFYPWHNGGSYSQFEAPQDAQYKEWILDFNRYDLYTKSPKLYDLEDVKDYYLPIAEKYLGKGPIYW, from the coding sequence TCACGTGGACGTGAAAGCTGCCGTAAAGGAGCACTATCGTAAAATGCGCATGTATCAGACTTATGATTATGTACAGCGGATGAAATCCAAGTATCTCAAATTTGACAAGCCGATGAATCTCTGGGATGCGATGGAAAAGCTCAATGCACTGATCGATGTAAGTGATCCGGATCTTGATTTACCAAATGTGCAGCATTTGATCCAGTCTGCGGAAGCCCTGCGGAGTGACAATCGTCCTGATTGGATGCAGCTTGTAGGTTTGATCCATGACCTCGGCAAGGTCATGTATTTATTTGGAAGCGATGAAGACGGAACGAGTCAAGCAGAGCAATGGGGACTCGTGGGAGATGTATTTGTAGTTGGCGCAAAATTGCCTGACACCTGCGTCTATCCTGAGTTCAATGAGCTAAATCCGGACATGAATGATCCCCGCTACAATACGGAATTGGGAATTTACGAAAAGGGCTGCGGTCTGGATAACCTTCAGCTGGCCTGGGGACATGATGAGTATTTCTACCAAGTATTGAGAAACCACGAGGAAAACACAATCCCTGAAGCCGGAATGGTGATGGTGCGCTATCATTCTTTTTATCCTTGGCACAATGGCGGAAGTTATTCACAGTTTGAAGCTCCGCAGGATGCACAATACAAAGAATGGATTCTCGACTTCAATCGATACGATCTATATACCAAATCTCCAAAGCTCTATGATTTGGAAGACGTAAAGGATTATTACCTGCCGATTGCCGAGAAATATCTGGGGAAAGGGCCTATTTACTGGTAA
- a CDS encoding aminodeoxychorismate/anthranilate synthase component II, whose product MLLLLDNFDSFSHMLADLLRQSGEELQVLRNDVSLGEISEVTFDGLVLSPGPGVPQDAGNLMSILAEYHDKVPVLGVCLGHQAIGEFFGARLTKNTIPTHGKVHQVHKTSVHPYTAGIPDTFKVTRYHSLQLTDLPEELEVILETESGEVMGMAHRSLPILGIQYHPEAHLTAYGLELVKGWAESIKSDADR is encoded by the coding sequence ATGCTGCTTCTGCTGGATAATTTCGATTCCTTTAGCCATATGTTGGCAGATTTGCTTAGGCAGTCAGGAGAGGAATTACAGGTACTTCGCAATGACGTTTCTTTGGGAGAAATCAGCGAAGTCACTTTTGACGGCTTAGTCCTTTCCCCCGGCCCCGGTGTGCCTCAAGATGCCGGGAATCTTATGAGTATCCTGGCTGAATATCATGATAAAGTCCCGGTATTGGGTGTTTGTCTTGGGCATCAGGCTATAGGTGAGTTTTTTGGCGCCAGACTGACCAAGAATACGATTCCTACACATGGCAAAGTGCACCAAGTACATAAGACTTCTGTGCATCCATACACAGCGGGAATTCCTGATACTTTTAAGGTAACTAGGTACCATTCCCTCCAATTGACAGATTTGCCAGAGGAGCTCGAAGTGATACTGGAAACGGAATCTGGGGAAGTGATGGGAATGGCACATAGAAGTTTGCCGATCCTTGGGATTCAGTACCATCCAGAGGCACACTTGACAGCGTACGGATTGGAGCTGGTGAAGGGATGGGCGGAAAGCATTAAGTCGGATGCTGATAGGTGA